The Vibrio astriarenae genome contains a region encoding:
- the tatA gene encoding Sec-independent protein translocase subunit TatA, with product MGGISVWQLLIIAVIVVLLFGTKKLRNIGGDLGSAVKGFKNAMNDDEAAKKKDADFEQKNIEQQKTDASVEETKKDKEQA from the coding sequence ATGGGTGGTATTAGTGTTTGGCAACTTCTTATTATTGCCGTAATCGTTGTTCTACTGTTTGGTACAAAGAAACTACGTAACATCGGTGGTGATCTTGGTAGCGCAGTAAAGGGCTTCAAGAATGCGATGAACGATGATGAGGCAGCAAAGAAAAAAGACGCTGACTTCGAACAGAAAAACATCGAACAGCAGAAGACCGACGCTTCTGTTGAAGAAACAAAGAAAGACAAAGAGCAGGCGTAA
- the rmuC gene encoding DNA recombination protein RmuC, with amino-acid sequence MQWLLDHQTTLMALAGGSIISAGVASWWMKNKLQAQCQLLEQELELKSQLHQSESQQLKQSLVQSQQELDELDIERDKAAHELKQTHGKMMAMLEKLRHFESLRNEREQYAHDLEVMREQKSELEASLREQEARHQQESKANQEKLQLLEQAEERLKQQFEQLANQLFEAKTAKVDQQNKTSLEGLLSPLKEQLEGFKKQVSDSFTVEAKERHTLVHELQKLQQLNERMTQEAVNLTNALKGDNKQQGNWGEVVLARVLAESGLREGHEYTTQTSYKSELGKRYQPDVIVNLPQGKQVIIDAKMTLVAYERYFNAQEDTERKRALSEHLLSVRAHIKGLGQKDYHQLQGIESLDYVLMFIPVEPAFQVAIEADPSLVSDAFDNNILLVSPTTLLVALRTIDNLWRNDRQNQNAKLIAERAGKLYDKLRLFVDDMEGLGGALDKANQQYQGAMNKLATGRGNAIRQAESFKQLGVEIKRPISPALSELSHNDPDTQMQQAERQPIEDKVN; translated from the coding sequence ATGCAGTGGCTCCTCGATCATCAAACCACACTAATGGCATTGGCTGGAGGCAGCATAATTAGCGCCGGTGTTGCCAGCTGGTGGATGAAAAATAAGTTACAGGCACAATGCCAACTGCTTGAGCAAGAGCTTGAGCTGAAAAGCCAGCTACATCAATCAGAGAGTCAACAACTAAAACAGAGTTTAGTGCAGAGCCAGCAAGAGTTGGACGAGCTCGATATTGAAAGAGATAAAGCTGCGCACGAGCTCAAACAAACCCATGGCAAGATGATGGCAATGCTCGAAAAACTGCGTCATTTTGAGTCACTGCGCAATGAGCGCGAGCAGTATGCTCATGACTTGGAGGTAATGCGTGAACAAAAGTCAGAGCTTGAGGCGAGCCTGCGTGAGCAAGAAGCGCGTCACCAACAAGAGAGCAAAGCAAATCAAGAGAAGTTGCAGTTGCTTGAACAAGCCGAAGAGCGCTTGAAACAGCAGTTTGAGCAACTTGCTAATCAGTTGTTTGAGGCGAAAACCGCCAAGGTTGATCAGCAAAACAAGACCAGTTTAGAAGGGTTGTTATCCCCCCTTAAAGAGCAATTAGAAGGGTTCAAGAAACAGGTCAGTGATAGCTTTACCGTTGAAGCCAAAGAGCGTCACACCTTAGTTCATGAGCTGCAAAAATTGCAGCAGCTGAATGAGCGAATGACCCAGGAAGCCGTCAACTTAACCAACGCACTGAAAGGCGATAATAAGCAACAGGGCAACTGGGGGGAAGTGGTGCTTGCGCGTGTATTGGCTGAATCAGGACTGCGTGAAGGGCACGAATACACAACACAAACCAGCTATAAGAGTGAGCTAGGTAAACGCTATCAGCCCGATGTGATCGTCAATCTACCGCAAGGCAAGCAGGTGATTATTGATGCTAAGATGACGCTTGTCGCCTATGAACGCTATTTTAACGCACAGGAAGATACCGAGCGAAAACGTGCGTTAAGTGAGCACTTGCTATCGGTTAGAGCGCATATTAAAGGGTTAGGGCAGAAAGACTATCATCAACTGCAAGGTATCGAGAGCCTTGATTATGTGTTGATGTTTATCCCGGTAGAGCCTGCTTTCCAAGTCGCCATTGAGGCTGACCCAAGCTTAGTGAGTGATGCGTTCGATAACAACATCTTACTGGTGAGCCCAACCACGTTGTTGGTGGCCTTGCGCACGATTGACAATCTGTGGCGCAATGATCGCCAGAATCAAAATGCCAAGCTGATTGCTGAGCGTGCAGGCAAGCTTTATGACAAGTTGCGCCTATTTGTTGATGATATGGAAGGCCTCGGTGGGGCATTAGACAAAGCAAACCAGCAATATCAAGGTGCAATGAACAAGCTGGCAACAGGTCGAGGCAACGCTATTCGTCAGGCAGAAAGCTTTAAACAGCTAGGTGTAGAGATAAAGCGTCCAATTTCTCCAGCCCTGTCTGAGCTGTCGCACAATGATCCAGATACACAAATGCAACAAGCAGAAAGACAACCGATAGAGGATAAAGTAAACTAG
- the tatC gene encoding twin-arginine translocase subunit TatC → MSSVEQTQPLIAHLLELRDRLLRAIAAVLVIFIGLIYFSNEIYEFVSAPLVERLPEGATMIATDVASPFFTPLKLTLISAVFIAVPFILYQVWAFVAPGLYKHERKLIMPLMFSSSLLFYCGVAFAYFVVFPLVFGFFTAISLGGVEFATDISSYLDFVLALFMAFGIAFEVPVAIILLCWTGATDPKTLAEKRPYIIVGAFVVGMMLTPPDMISQTLLAIPMCLLFEVGLFFARFYTRKEAPEAEEE, encoded by the coding sequence ATGTCTTCTGTTGAACAAACCCAGCCACTGATCGCGCACTTACTAGAGCTGCGCGACCGCCTATTGCGCGCTATCGCAGCGGTATTGGTGATCTTCATTGGCTTGATTTACTTTTCAAACGAAATATATGAGTTTGTTTCAGCGCCTTTAGTAGAGCGCTTGCCTGAAGGGGCAACCATGATTGCAACCGATGTTGCCTCTCCCTTCTTTACACCGTTAAAGCTAACGTTGATTAGTGCGGTATTTATCGCGGTACCCTTTATTTTGTATCAGGTGTGGGCATTTGTTGCTCCAGGCCTCTACAAACATGAGCGTAAGCTGATCATGCCGCTGATGTTCTCAAGCTCGCTGCTGTTTTATTGTGGTGTTGCCTTTGCTTACTTTGTGGTATTCCCACTGGTATTTGGCTTCTTTACCGCGATTTCATTGGGTGGAGTTGAGTTTGCTACCGACATCTCGAGCTATCTCGATTTCGTATTGGCACTGTTCATGGCCTTTGGTATTGCGTTTGAGGTGCCTGTTGCCATTATCTTGCTATGTTGGACAGGAGCAACAGACCCGAAAACACTGGCAGAAAAGCGCCCATATATCATTGTTGGTGCGTTCGTCGTTGGCATGATGCTCACGCCACCGGATATGATTTCGCAAACCCTATTGGCAATCCCAATGTGTTTGTTGTTTGAGGTCGGTTTGTTCTTTGCTCGTTTTTATACTCGTAAAGAAGCCCCAGAAGCGGAAGAAGAGTAG
- the ubiB gene encoding ubiquinone biosynthesis regulatory protein kinase UbiB, protein MTLSELKRLYRIIQVHLEYGLDDLLPNEQSPFSADVSQRFKTPRLMRKTLFWMKNRHSDKELGERLREALQELGPVWIKFGQMMSTRRDLLPPHIADPLAELQDNVAPFDGRMAREQMEKALGGKLEQWFTDFDEVPLASASIAQVHTAKLKDSGREVVLKVIRPDIRPVIDADLKLMFRMAHLVAKMLPEARRLKPVEVVREYEKTLIDELDLRREAANAIQLRRNFEGSEELYVPEVITDHSNETVMVSERIYGYQVSDIEGLRANGTNMKLLAERGVSVFFTQVFRDSFFHADMHPGNVFVEKAHPENPQWIGLDCGIVGTLNSDDKRYLAENFLAFFNRDYRRVAELHVESGWVPRETNVDEFEFAIRIVCEPIFAKPLCEISFGHVLLNLFNTARRFNMEVQPQLVLLQKTLLYVEGLGRQLYPQLDLWDTAKPFLEKWMMNQVGPMAVVNAVKDRAPFWAEKLPELPELLYDSLKQGKSMNVKMERLYQGYRDSKRNQATGQFLFGIGATLMVCSAILMNHHQYDELSLFGAVGGCVAWLLSWRAYRR, encoded by the coding sequence ATGACACTGTCAGAGCTAAAACGTCTCTATCGCATCATTCAAGTCCATCTTGAGTATGGTTTGGATGATCTCCTGCCTAACGAGCAATCTCCGTTTAGTGCGGACGTTTCGCAACGCTTCAAAACTCCGCGTTTGATGCGTAAAACGCTGTTTTGGATGAAAAATCGTCACAGTGACAAGGAGCTTGGCGAGCGTTTACGTGAGGCACTGCAAGAACTTGGCCCAGTATGGATTAAGTTTGGCCAAATGATGTCAACGCGCAGAGACCTGCTTCCGCCGCACATCGCCGACCCACTAGCAGAGTTGCAAGATAACGTCGCCCCCTTTGATGGCCGAATGGCCCGTGAACAAATGGAAAAGGCGTTAGGTGGTAAGCTTGAGCAGTGGTTTACCGACTTTGATGAGGTGCCACTGGCTTCTGCGTCAATTGCTCAGGTTCACACAGCCAAACTAAAAGACTCTGGTCGAGAGGTGGTACTCAAGGTCATTCGCCCGGATATTCGTCCGGTGATTGATGCGGATCTCAAACTGATGTTCCGCATGGCGCACCTGGTGGCTAAGATGCTTCCTGAAGCGCGTCGGCTCAAGCCAGTCGAAGTCGTACGGGAATACGAAAAGACCCTGATTGATGAACTGGATTTGCGCCGTGAGGCGGCAAATGCGATTCAACTGCGACGCAACTTTGAAGGCAGTGAAGAGCTCTACGTACCGGAGGTGATTACCGACCATAGCAATGAGACGGTGATGGTTTCTGAGCGTATCTATGGTTATCAGGTTTCCGATATCGAAGGTTTGCGTGCCAATGGTACGAACATGAAGCTGTTGGCCGAGCGCGGTGTGAGTGTGTTCTTCACTCAAGTGTTCCGTGACAGTTTTTTCCATGCCGATATGCACCCTGGTAATGTGTTTGTTGAAAAAGCACACCCAGAGAATCCTCAGTGGATTGGTCTGGACTGCGGTATCGTCGGCACGCTAAACAGCGACGATAAGCGTTATCTTGCTGAGAACTTTCTTGCGTTCTTTAACCGTGATTATCGACGTGTTGCTGAGCTTCATGTTGAGTCGGGTTGGGTTCCACGTGAAACCAATGTCGATGAGTTTGAGTTCGCAATCCGTATTGTTTGTGAGCCTATTTTTGCTAAGCCGCTGTGTGAGATTTCGTTTGGCCACGTATTGTTAAATCTGTTCAATACCGCCCGCCGCTTCAATATGGAAGTGCAGCCACAGTTGGTGTTATTGCAAAAGACGCTGCTTTACGTTGAAGGATTAGGGCGTCAACTCTATCCACAGCTAGACTTATGGGATACGGCGAAGCCGTTTCTTGAAAAGTGGATGATGAATCAAGTCGGCCCAATGGCGGTTGTGAACGCAGTGAAAGATCGCGCACCATTTTGGGCGGAAAAATTGCCTGAATTGCCAGAACTGCTGTACGATAGCTTGAAGCAAGGTAAGTCGATGAATGTGAAGATGGAAAGGCTCTATCAAGGGTATAGAGATTCCAAACGCAATCAGGCGACTGGACAGTTTTTATTTGGTATCGGTGCCACACTTATGGTGTGTTCAGCGATACTAATGAATCACCATCAGTATGATGAATTATCACTGTTTGGTGCGGTTGGTGGGTGCGTTGCTTGGCTACTAAGCTGGCGAGCATACCGTCGATAG
- a CDS encoding sensor domain-containing protein yields MSSKKPHQLEATLKQFWDGLDDHAWIKDLNGVYVQCNTAVEKAWSRPLSSIIGKTDYEIFDKDLADKFLVTDNIALSTGKQHIVEECARADENGQEIWLETIKSPVIDDDGQVIGVSGMTRNVTRRKQVENQLALAAKIFHNSNEGMIITDVRGNIMDANPAFSNITGYTLSEVIGRNPRLLQSGMHNVDFYRSMWSTLENDLQWKGEFINRRKDGSLYPQMTTITKVLDNNQQLMNFICVFEDVSVQKAHEEKLEKLAFFDHLTELPNRATLLKTMNEQIIHASNTQQMFATLFLDIDHFKHINDSFGHQSGDQILTELARRLRSQLGRHDHIARIGGDEFVILITDIVSMVEVTAVVERIFSLFNQSFNLIPNESLRISTSIGIAMYPSDGLDAEALLKNADTAMYLAKNNGRNGYAFYTPELTDVALSHVRIQSALHNALEQEQFSLAYQPQFDLANNQLKGFEALLRWTHPELGNVSPAQFIPIAERTGLIQAIGYWVLTSACQQAKRWLDEGHNFGKIAVNVSAVQLRQRDFIDKLTQILLNTGCPASRIEIEITEGFLIDNKDQAIHDLQLLQKLGVSVALDDFGTGYSSLSYLKGLPLNKLKIDRSFINDVPDNNESNSIVNAIIAMAKTLSLEVIAEGIEQAEQMDYLTQSGCHSGQGYFLGKPLTTNDATQVIR; encoded by the coding sequence ATGTCCAGTAAAAAACCCCACCAGCTCGAGGCGACTCTCAAACAGTTTTGGGATGGCCTTGATGACCACGCTTGGATAAAGGATCTCAATGGGGTTTATGTACAATGTAATACCGCCGTCGAAAAAGCCTGGAGTCGCCCTCTCTCATCCATTATTGGCAAAACCGACTACGAGATCTTCGACAAAGATCTCGCCGACAAATTCTTGGTGACCGACAACATTGCCCTTTCTACCGGAAAACAGCACATCGTCGAAGAGTGTGCTCGGGCTGATGAGAATGGCCAAGAGATATGGCTGGAAACCATTAAATCCCCTGTGATTGACGATGACGGCCAGGTCATTGGGGTTTCTGGTATGACACGTAACGTCACCCGCAGAAAGCAGGTAGAAAACCAACTTGCGCTGGCAGCAAAAATTTTTCACAACTCCAATGAAGGTATGATAATCACTGATGTGCGCGGCAACATCATGGATGCAAACCCTGCTTTTTCTAACATTACGGGATATACGCTTTCTGAAGTCATTGGCCGCAATCCTCGTCTGCTTCAATCGGGCATGCATAATGTCGACTTTTATCGCTCAATGTGGAGCACACTCGAAAATGACCTGCAGTGGAAAGGTGAGTTTATTAATCGCCGAAAAGATGGCTCCCTATATCCACAAATGACCACCATTACTAAGGTTCTGGACAATAACCAGCAGTTGATGAACTTCATCTGCGTATTTGAAGATGTCTCGGTACAAAAGGCGCATGAAGAAAAACTCGAAAAGCTCGCTTTCTTTGACCATCTAACAGAGCTTCCGAACCGAGCGACTCTGCTTAAGACCATGAATGAGCAGATCATTCATGCCAGTAACACGCAGCAGATGTTTGCAACCCTATTTCTCGACATAGACCACTTCAAGCACATCAATGACTCCTTCGGTCATCAAAGTGGCGATCAGATTCTAACCGAGCTTGCTCGCAGACTTCGCTCTCAGCTTGGTCGTCATGACCATATTGCTCGTATCGGGGGGGACGAGTTTGTTATTTTGATTACAGATATCGTCTCTATGGTTGAAGTGACTGCGGTTGTTGAGCGCATCTTTAGCTTGTTCAACCAAAGCTTCAACTTAATACCCAACGAGTCTCTGCGTATTTCCACCAGCATTGGCATTGCCATGTACCCAAGTGATGGACTTGATGCAGAAGCGTTACTAAAAAATGCTGATACAGCGATGTATCTTGCCAAAAACAATGGGCGCAACGGTTACGCCTTTTACACCCCTGAATTAACCGATGTCGCTCTCTCACATGTGCGCATTCAATCAGCCCTGCATAATGCGCTAGAGCAAGAGCAGTTTTCCCTCGCGTATCAACCTCAGTTCGACCTAGCCAATAACCAGTTAAAAGGGTTTGAGGCACTGTTGCGCTGGACGCATCCGGAGCTCGGTAATGTCTCCCCTGCACAGTTTATCCCCATTGCTGAGCGCACAGGGTTGATTCAAGCCATTGGGTATTGGGTGTTAACCAGTGCATGCCAACAAGCAAAGCGCTGGCTGGATGAGGGGCATAACTTCGGAAAGATCGCGGTGAATGTCTCTGCGGTACAACTGAGACAGCGTGATTTTATTGATAAGCTCACTCAAATCCTACTCAACACGGGCTGCCCTGCCAGTCGTATCGAGATAGAGATCACTGAGGGTTTCCTAATTGATAACAAAGATCAGGCCATTCATGATCTGCAACTGCTGCAAAAGCTTGGTGTGAGTGTCGCGCTGGATGACTTTGGTACCGGTTACTCTTCTCTCTCGTACTTGAAAGGCTTGCCGCTCAACAAACTCAAGATTGATCGCTCGTTCATCAATGATGTACCTGACAACAATGAAAGCAACTCGATCGTTAATGCGATTATTGCAA
- a CDS encoding DMT family transporter, translating into MNERRALLFGLSAVLLWSTVATAFKLTLAEFSPIQMLTIASMVSALALFCVCAAKGTLKQIAPTFLANPGYYLLLGLINPLAYYLILFKAYDLLPASQAQAINYSWAITLTLMAAVFLGQKIRKQDWIACALSYFGVIVIATQGDLLSLNFESPLGVGLALLSTLLWAGYWILNTKNKADPIVAVLLGFLVAIPFAIGLMIYEGIGFANITQQGWLAVTYVGLFEMGVTFVLWLSALKLTNNTARISNLIFASPFISLMLLSTIIGEDIHPSTLVGLVLIIIGLVIQQLKIRPTNNNSASERKA; encoded by the coding sequence ATGAACGAGCGCCGCGCTCTGTTATTTGGCCTATCTGCCGTGCTTCTTTGGTCAACGGTGGCCACCGCATTCAAATTGACGCTAGCCGAGTTTTCTCCGATTCAAATGCTCACCATCGCCAGCATGGTTTCCGCGCTTGCCTTGTTTTGCGTCTGCGCGGCAAAAGGAACCCTCAAGCAAATAGCACCAACCTTTCTCGCCAACCCTGGCTACTACCTATTGCTCGGCTTGATCAATCCTTTGGCCTATTATCTCATTCTGTTCAAAGCTTACGATCTGCTTCCTGCCTCACAAGCACAAGCCATCAACTACAGTTGGGCAATCACCTTAACCCTGATGGCGGCCGTATTTCTTGGCCAGAAAATCCGCAAACAAGACTGGATAGCTTGCGCATTGAGTTACTTTGGCGTGATTGTCATTGCGACCCAAGGTGATCTATTGAGCCTCAACTTTGAGAGCCCACTTGGTGTTGGTCTCGCCCTACTCTCGACACTGCTGTGGGCGGGTTACTGGATCCTCAATACCAAAAACAAAGCGGACCCTATTGTCGCCGTTCTTCTCGGTTTTTTGGTGGCGATTCCATTTGCCATTGGATTGATGATTTATGAAGGTATCGGCTTTGCCAATATTACCCAACAGGGCTGGCTTGCTGTGACTTATGTGGGTCTTTTTGAAATGGGGGTGACCTTCGTTTTGTGGCTATCTGCTCTCAAGCTGACCAACAACACGGCACGCATCAGTAACCTGATATTTGCTTCGCCCTTTATTTCCCTCATGCTTTTATCGACTATTATCGGCGAGGATATCCACCCGAGCACGTTGGTAGGACTCGTGCTGATTATTATTGGCTTGGTGATACAACAACTAAAAATAAGGCCAACCAACAACAATTCAGCTTCCGAACGCAAAGCCTGA
- the tatB gene encoding Sec-independent protein translocase protein TatB gives MFDIGFWELVLISVVGLVVLGPERLPHAIRSVSRFISGAKAMANNVKDELSHELKVQELQENLKKAEQMGMQDLSPELKSSIDELKQAAQDVQRPYAATKENASAEPNQTDTVDTQPKRSVDVSAASETLDVKQPDSKAD, from the coding sequence GTGTTTGATATCGGTTTTTGGGAACTGGTATTAATCTCTGTTGTGGGGCTGGTGGTTCTGGGGCCAGAGCGCCTACCTCACGCGATTCGCAGTGTGTCTCGCTTTATCTCCGGCGCGAAAGCAATGGCGAATAATGTAAAAGACGAACTGTCTCATGAGCTCAAGGTTCAAGAACTGCAAGAGAACCTGAAAAAAGCGGAGCAAATGGGAATGCAGGACCTCTCTCCAGAGTTGAAGTCTTCCATCGATGAGCTAAAGCAAGCAGCGCAAGACGTGCAGCGACCATATGCTGCAACCAAAGAGAATGCGTCTGCCGAGCCGAATCAGACAGACACGGTCGATACGCAGCCTAAGCGATCAGTAGACGTGTCCGCGGCTAGCGAAACATTAGATGTTAAGCAGCCAGACTCGAAAGCTGATTAA
- the ubiE gene encoding bifunctional demethylmenaquinone methyltransferase/2-methoxy-6-polyprenyl-1,4-benzoquinol methylase UbiE: MTDTSVNTQLEQENPSTTHFGFTTVAKEEKVQKVAQVFHSVAAKYDLMNDLMSGGIHRIWKRFTIDCSGARPGQRILDLGGGTGDLTAKFSRIVGEKGHVVLADINNSMLNVGRDKLRDSGIVGNVHYVQANAEELPFPDDYFDAITISFCLRNVTDKDKALRSMYRVLKPGGRLLVLEFSKPILDPLSKIYDAYSFHLLPKMGELVANDAESYRYLAESIRMHPDQETLQGMMDNAGFDQTSYYNLTGGIVALHRGYKF; encoded by the coding sequence ATGACGGACACCAGTGTAAACACGCAACTAGAGCAAGAAAACCCTAGCACCACTCACTTTGGCTTTACGACGGTAGCGAAAGAAGAGAAGGTGCAGAAAGTAGCGCAAGTCTTCCACTCAGTGGCAGCAAAATATGACCTAATGAACGACTTAATGTCGGGTGGTATCCACCGCATTTGGAAGCGCTTTACGATTGATTGCAGTGGTGCTCGCCCAGGTCAGCGTATTCTCGATCTTGGTGGTGGTACTGGTGACCTGACCGCAAAATTCTCGCGAATTGTGGGTGAAAAAGGCCATGTTGTTTTAGCCGATATCAACAATTCAATGCTGAATGTGGGTCGCGACAAGCTGCGCGATTCAGGTATCGTTGGTAACGTGCACTATGTGCAAGCGAATGCCGAAGAGCTGCCATTCCCTGATGACTATTTTGATGCCATTACGATTAGCTTCTGTCTACGTAATGTGACCGATAAAGACAAAGCCCTGCGCTCTATGTATCGCGTTCTTAAGCCTGGCGGTCGTTTGTTGGTGCTAGAGTTCTCTAAACCGATCCTTGACCCTCTCTCTAAAATCTACGATGCGTACTCTTTCCACTTATTGCCGAAAATGGGTGAGCTGGTGGCAAACGATGCAGAAAGTTACCGCTACCTGGCTGAATCCATTCGCATGCACCCAGATCAAGAGACTCTGCAGGGTATGATGGATAACGCCGGTTTTGACCAGACGAGCTACTATAATCTGACGGGCGGTATTGTGGCGCTTCACCGAGGCTACAAGTTTTAG
- a CDS encoding ubiquinone biosynthesis accessory factor UbiJ: MPLMPLVTAGIETALNLCINESSDAQQRLARLKGKVIRVHIKELNHGLTFVFSQQIDVLAAYEGEPDCDLSLSLAVLPELKDQSNITRLIKQDKLVLEGDIQLAQSLAKLFDEAKPDVEEWLSKATGDAFAHSAVYSVKQVGQFVQQRAQRHQRHIAEVLTEEWRIAPAPLEVAHFCDQVDDVKSQAAQVEARLNALLETL; this comes from the coding sequence ATGCCATTGATGCCATTAGTCACCGCGGGCATTGAGACCGCGTTGAACCTCTGTATTAACGAGAGTAGTGATGCTCAGCAGCGCCTTGCTCGCTTAAAGGGGAAGGTGATTCGGGTTCACATCAAAGAGCTCAATCATGGCCTGACTTTTGTCTTTAGCCAGCAAATTGATGTGTTGGCGGCTTATGAGGGCGAGCCTGACTGCGATCTCTCTTTATCGCTTGCTGTGCTGCCTGAGTTGAAAGACCAATCGAATATCACGCGTTTGATCAAACAAGATAAGTTGGTGCTTGAAGGTGATATTCAGCTGGCTCAATCATTAGCAAAACTTTTTGATGAGGCGAAACCAGACGTGGAAGAGTGGCTGTCAAAAGCGACAGGTGATGCTTTTGCTCATTCAGCGGTGTATAGCGTCAAACAAGTTGGGCAGTTTGTTCAACAACGAGCGCAGCGTCATCAAAGGCACATCGCAGAGGTGTTAACAGAAGAGTGGCGCATTGCACCTGCACCGTTAGAGGTAGCTCATTTTTGTGACCAAGTCGATGATGTAAAAAGCCAAGCTGCGCAGGTTGAAGCTCGCCTCAATGCACTGCTGGAGACGCTATGA